DNA from Yamadazyma tenuis chromosome 5, complete sequence:
AGTAGGGTCAATTTTGTAGTCCCGGTCTTCAAAGATCTCGTTGAAACGGTCGTCATCAAGGTTCACCTCGAAGTTGTCTTGGATGTCGAGATCGGCCgttttcttgttctttttacctttcttcttctctgccttgatgatatctttcATGTTGAAATGGTTATCTTCTTTTTCGTCGTTTTCATTCATCATAAGAAGCTCCAATTCTGCGGTTGCCTTGTCGTTCTTGTTCTTATCGTTTTTCTTATTCTTCCTGCTGGTCTGGGTCTCTGGTTCTTCCACCTCGTCCTTCAGCTTCTCTTTAAACCGCTCCATTCTAGCCTTCCGACGTTCTTTctgtttgagtttgtacGCCGTCAACGTGTCCATTTCCTCTGCATTCTTGGCCTTGGCCTTCTCTTCGTCCAAGCCTGGGTTGAATGAAATCTCCATGTCCACATCGTCGTCACTATCTTTCCGCTCAGTTCCAAAGCCCTTACCTGCCAATAACATCTTATACTTGTCTTTGGTAGACACCTGatcttcctcatcttcactgTCGGAGGCCAAGTAAGCCTTGAAGTCCATTTCTTCGATCTCACGCTGAGAGAACAGCCGTCCCGACACAGCAAGACGTTCTTTAGGAGTTTCGTCCCACGTCAATTTCACTTTGGAGTGTTGCAAGGCATCTGTCACAAACGTAGAGGGTTTATAATTGGTGGGGACCTTGGTGCACACGTCCCGGGCTTCAGATGACTCGAACTCCATTCCGTTTGGAACGTAACGTAAATCAAAgatattggaggtggatTCGTACTCAGTACCGTCACAGTTATCGTAGATATTTTTGGCAGTGATGACACTATCACACTTTACCACCGCGTAGTAGTACCGCAACCGCTGCAACTGGTACCGACGCAACGCCTTACTATCGTAGTCTTCtccatcatcttcctcaTATAATTTTTGGGCAGCCCGTTCTAAACCAGCAGCAGTTTTGGTGTCAATTTCCTCGTCAGAGTCCGAATCGTCCTTTTTGGcttttttcttcttaaaCAAGTCCTTGGGAGGGCCCTCGATTTGTTCCTTTTGCATCTGCTCTTTCCCGAACTCAGATGGATACACAGTGATTGATTCAATGAATCCGGTCTTGGGAACAAAAGACACAAATGTCGCCATCAAATCAACCGCTTGGACATTGTCCCAGTCCATATTAACCACCGCAAAGGTATTGGAAGGCTCCCCCTCTTCCGGTtttccttgttcaagttcgaTATCAGATTCTGCTTctacttcatcttcactttcAGAGTCTTCCGATGAGCTGGAGTCCGACTCCGAAGATGACTGCAAGCCTTCTCCTCTGGCCCTGTCGAAGGAAGCCACAGCAGTGTCGTCAGATTCATTAGATTCATCATCGGAATCTTCATCGCTCTTGTCATCTTCACTATCAGAGTCCTCATCACTTTGATCACTGTTCTCACTGTTTTCCTCTTCCGAAGAGCTCTCTCTGAAGTACTTGTCGAACTTCAGCTCTTCTTCCGCAATTTTTCTGCCGTAACGATCGACTTTGGCCTTCTTTCCTGATGATCTAGCGTTTAAGCTATCAATCTCTTTTCTGCTGAATCTTTCGTCCACCTTCACTTTTGCCAGCTTTAACTGCGGGAGCTTAAACCGTGGGTCGGAATGCACTGATGAAAACCTTCCATCAGTGGTAATGGGCTTGTTGTGACCGCTTTTTCCCTTATCTTTGGCCATGACTGAGtgctgaagttgaaaaatttgagaTGAGGTCGCGATGCGAAAAAGTGGGTGCAAAAAACCATGCTATGTTGACTATGAACTAAAACAATAAATATATAAATGCAATTCCAAACCAAAACTGGGCCATAACTCCCTTAAACCATATTAATCTATACCGATCCGCCGGCTCCATAATTTCCTACTAGCCCAACCATCTCCATGAACGCTCTATCCTCTTTTAATCTGTCCAAGTTTACTCCCTGGCGAGCCTCCGCCTGTTTCTTTTCCCATTCCCACTGTTTCTGTTGTTGCTCTAACTCCTTAGTCGAGCCGATCCCCCAAACCTCGAGGTCTGTAATCATGAAGCGGTCTTCAAAGTCTGAGCTTTGAAGCGATGGCTGCTTCGAGCGGTTGAAGTAAAGACTGCCGCGTGCTGACAGCACATGCCTGAACACGgcaaactccaagttgggCTCGATCGTCAACGACACATCCCCTGGTAAGTACTTCTTGACACCATTCTTGTTGATAGGCTGGTCATTACCAAACCCCAACCCCAGCCCAAGTGTATTGAAGTAGATCAGTTCACCTCTATTACTGCTGGtgaaaaagtccaagtGTGGGGATAAGCTGAGAATCACGCAGttaccatcaccaaagttcttcttgttggatGTTCTCCATGGAGGTGTTACCAACACTGCATACGTCACCCGGTCATTGTTGGATTGCCAGGACTTTAAATGGCTCTCCAGTGATCGAAAAAAACGAGGGTACTCCGAGTCAAACTGGACGTACCgtttgttggtggaagcTGTCTTCAGCTTTAATCGCTTTCCCgataccatcaacaaagttGGTGCTTGCCATTTGAAGATCTTCAGCTCAAGAGACCGGATGGAAAAGCCAGCTTCTCGGCCAATGTACAACTTGATTAAATTGTGTTTAGTGATCTGGACCTCCGAGCGCAAGCTTTTGAGAACAGTTGTAACGACAGCCATAGACGAGCTGGTAAGGAGTTTTGAATCCACAAACCGGTTCTTGCGAGTCTCTAGTGTCTGTGGCAACTGCAGGGCCTGGCTCTGCTCATACAATGCCGACAAAAGCCCGTTTTTAAAGAGGCCTCCAAGTCCCTCTTTAAGCAACTGTGCCACCACCGTGAACTCGTTCTCAAATACGTCTTCGTAAGAAAAGAACGTCCTTTGTAAGTTAGCGgtttcaagtccaagattcaagtacttgagaAGGCACAAGGCAGCAGACTCAAAACTAGCCCACTCGGTTGCCAAAAGTGTCCGCAACACCGTATGCATTTTGAGTCGCTGAGCTTTTGTAACTGATGCCAGCACGAGAAGAAGCGTCACAAGCTGATGGAGATCACGGGCACATAGCGGCACATCCTCCACATCGACACCgtccaagttggtgatacttTCAAGTCGATTCCATATAATCCGTTTGTAGAGCGGGTCTGATTCAGGCTCACTGGTCACTGCCACACGCAcagcaccaccaccaaccaccaccgcctTCTCGTTCCCACGGTCTCCCTGTGGGAATTGTTCACTGCTGGACATTCGTTTATCAGTCACATACTCAAGCAAACGGGCACCGCACAACGAAACATACAACAATTTGCAATGATGATACTCCCACCGTACAATCGCCCTGTACCGCCCGGAATGGAATGCGGCAGCGGCGATGATCCCATCAAGCGTCAACAGATGGGCTGAATCAAAGGCGGTTTCACTGATAAACGGGAAACTCTCCATCACCTTACACGAATCATAGATGATTCTAATGCTACGTACCAACCCCGAATCCGACAGACCTACGTCGTCCGCCGTGTCGGCAAGCTGGAGGAGGAACGCGAGATCTGACGGGGTGAGGCCGGTTTTCTCGTCCAAAGTGGTCGAGTTGACTTTTGTGGCTATTGCTGCTGCTTCGAGCGGCCGCAAAACAGCTTTACACGCACCGtgaaattggtggataaCGTCTGCCTTAGCGAGATTCTCAACCACAGCACCTTCCGGGAGGCTGACAGCGGTCCCGGTGCCGTGGCCACCGCGGTGGCCGTCTGCTTCAGTGGAACTGATCTGCCCCATGATTCAGATAATGATTTGCGAATATTTGTATTGACTACGCGCGGTGATAAATGTGGATAAATGCAAACACTTGGTCACGTGAGAACCGTTTAACTGAACAAGTCAAGAAGGATGTCACGAGAACGGACCTCGATTTCGAACACGGTCCGCCGCACACGCGCCACCACGCCCTTGTTCTGGAAAAGGGTCTGTTCGTCGTCGGCCACCACCTCGTCGTGACCGTACTGCTTGAGGAGCTGCCTCGTGAACGACACCACCACGAGATTAAAGTAGGCGCGTACCACTGTTACCACCACCGTGGCGCTAACAGTGAGGAAGAGTTCGTGCGCCGGAGACGCCGACTGTGACTGCGTCAGCGACGACAGCACCTCGTCCTTGTAATCTCCTGGAGGCACTGCCATGCCACGCCGGTGCGAGCCCGACAGCTGGTCCGACAGGCCCGCTTCGTGGTGGAACCAGAACCACAGAAAGTAGAGCGTGTAAACCAATCCAAACACTGTGTCGAAAGTATACACAAGGCACACGAGAGACATTTTCCGAACGTTCTTGAACCGTGTCATGAGGTTGCTGAGGGCCGAGATGTACACCGGCAACAGCACGATGCACAGCATGTTCCAGAGCCATTGCCAGAAGTCAATGGGGTGGCCTGTGAGAAGTGATAATATTCCATATGCGCCGCCGGCTTTGTTGAGAATGGCCACTGCAAGCACAAGCTCAACGCCGATGAAAAGGGGAATAAACCCAGCGAATTTCTAAATCTCGTTAGTACGTGGGCGGATTGTGGATTGTAGCGGACCGATGACTTACCCGTGGTAGTACCATTGATATGCCCAGTGGGAGCTTCatggttgattttggaaaaaaAGTGCGAATGATTTCGCGATGAGTTTTGAAGTACAACTGATGCAGAACCTCGAGGACAGTACCACCCGCTTGGCCGTATACTCTGACAGTGATAGTGACCAAGAGTCCACGCCGACTGGCGCCATGCCCAAGACGTTGACCGACAACGGTGATATTGTCGCTCGGTACGCCGACAAAATTAACGTAGGTTTCATCAAGAAGGGCCCtaaaatcaccaaagacaGAGCTAATAGGGCCACCGTCGAACAGGTGCTCGACCCACGAACAATGCGGTTTCTCGccaaactcatcaataAGGGTGTGATCTCCCAAATCAACGGGTGTATCAGTACCGGTAAAGAAGCCAATGTATACCATGCCGATTGTGAGGATGAGCATGGAGATGCCACCAAGGAGTTTGCGGTAAAGATCTATAAGACGTcgattttggtgttcaaaGATCGAGAAAGATATGTGG
Protein-coding regions in this window:
- the RTC5 gene encoding Restriction of telomere capping protein 5 (EggNog:ENOG503NXSI; COG:S): MGQISSTEADGHRGGHGTGTAVSLPEGAVVENLAKADVIHQFHGACKAVLRPLEAAAIATKVNSTTLDEKTGLTPSDLAFLLQLADTADDVGSSDSGLVRSIRIIYDSCKVMESFPFISETAFDSAHSLTLDGIIAAAAFHSGRYRAIVRWEYHHCKLLYVSLCGARLLEYVTDKRMSSSEQFPQGDRGNEKAVVVGGGAVRVAVTSEPESDPLYKRIIWNRLESITNLDGVDVEDVPLCARDLHQLVTLLLVSASVTKAQRLKMHTVLRTLLATEWASFESAALCLLKYLNLGLETANLQRTFFSYEDVFENEFTVVAQLLKEGLGGLFKNGLLSALYEQSQASQLPQTLETRKNRFVDSKLLTSSSMAVVTTVLKSLRSEVQITKHNLIKLYIGREAGFSIRSLESKIFKWQAPTLLMVSGKRLKSKTASTNKRYVQFDSEYPRFFRSSESHLKSWQSNNDRVTYAVLVTPPWRTSNKKNFGDGNCVILSLSPHLDFFTSSNRGESIYFNTLGSGLGFGNDQPINKNGVKKYLPGDVSLTIEPNLEFAVFRHVSSARGSLYFNRSKQPSLQSSDFEDRFMITDLEVWGIGSTKELEQQQKQWEWEKKQAEARQGVNLDRLKEDRAFMEMVGLVGNYGAGGSV
- a CDS encoding uncharacterized protein (COG:S; EggNog:ENOG503PPZ0); protein product: MTRFKNVRKMSLVCLVYTFDTVFGLVYTLYFSWFWFHHEAGSSDQSSGSHRRGMAVPPGDYKDEVSSSSTQSQSASPAHELFLTVSATVVVTVVRAYFNLVVVSFTRQLLKQYGHDEVVADDEQTLFQNKGVVARVRRTVFEIEVRSRDILLDLFS
- the ESF1 gene encoding pre-rRNA-processing protein esf1 (EggNog:ENOG503NU82; COG:S; BUSCO:EOG09261FAX), with protein sequence MAKDKGKSGHNKPITTDGRFSSVHSDPRFKLPQLKSAKVKVDERFSRKEIDSLNARSSGKKAKVDRYGRKIAEEESKFDKYFRESSSEEENSENSDQSDEDSDSEDDKSDEDSDDESNESDDTAVASFDRARGEGLQSSSESDSSSSEDSESEDEVEAESDIELEQGKPEEGEPSNTFAVVNMDWDNVQAVDLMATFVSFVPKTGFIESITVYPSEFGKEQMQKEQIEGPPKDLFKKKKAKKDDSDSDEEIDTKTAAGLERAAQKLYEEDDGEDYDSKALRRYQLQRLRYYYAVVKCDSVITAKNIYDNCDGTEYESTSNIFDLRYVPNGMEFESSEARDVCTKVPTNYKPSTFVTDALQHSKVKLTWDETPKERLAVSGRSFSQREIEEMDFKAYLASDSEDEEDQVSTKDKYKMLLAGKGFGTERKDSDDDVDMEISFNPGLDEEKAKAKNAEEMDTLTAYKLKQKERRKARMERFKEKSKDEVEEPETQTSRKNKKNDKNKNDKATAELELLMMNENDEKEDNHFNMKDIIKAEKKKGKKNKKTADLDIQDNFEVNLDDDRFNEIFEDRDYKIDPTNTDFKQTKTMKKILSERSKRQADTKNQQPAKKARVDRGNRDDNSGDVRALADKLKRKHKHLK